The Amycolatopsis sp. QT-25 genomic sequence GCGGGGCGCGGGCGGTACGCACTGCTCATCGTGGTGCTGCTGCTCGCCGGAGTACTCGTCGGAAGCCTTCTCCACGGCCAGTTCCTGGGATTGGCATGGAGGGACGCCTTCCTGGCTTGCCGGGCGGCGACACCTCCAGTCACCGCCGGAGACACACCAGCCCAAAGCGTGGAGAAGTCACAGCAGTTCCTGCAGTGCCTGGCACCCGCCGAACGACGCAAGGGACTGGTCTCGCTCAGCGGTGCGGTCCTGGTACTTCTGCTCGGTCTCGCGCTGACACAGTTGTTGCCGTGGCGGCTCTTTCGCCGCGCGGGTCCCGTCCGGCCCGCGCCGCGGGAGTGGCAGGAACGCGCGGAGCGAGCGGTGCGCTCGATGCACCGCCGCGCGGCACCCCCGCAGGTCGTCTTCGGTTCGCTGGCGTTGCGGGAGGCGTTCACCATCCGGTTCCTGCGCCGGACCCGGATGGTGCTCCCACCCGGAATCGTGACCGCGCCCGCTGAGCAGGCCGAGGCCATTGTGCGGCACGAAAGCGCCCACGTGGCGGCAGGTGATGTCGGCCTGGTGTGGCTCACCCGAGGTGTTTGGTGGGCGTTACCGCCCGTTCTCCTGCTGCCCATGATCACCACCGAGATCCGGGTATTGCTGAGCGGTGACACGGCGTCTCCGCACACGCTGTGGGCACCGTTCTGGGCCGAATACGCCGCTCGTGCGGCACTGGTACTCACGCTGACCGCGCTGGTCTCCACCAGCGTCCTGCGTTCACGCGAGCACGAAGCCGACCTCCGCGCTGTCCAAGGGTTTCCGTCGGGACCGCTGCGCGCGTTGCTCAGCCGCACCACCACCAGGCGAATGTCCTGGTGGCACCGGGCCAGGGCCATCCATCCCCCGCCGGCGCGGCGTATCGCCGTGCTCGACGCGGGCGATCTTCCCGGGCAGACCCGGGTCCTCGACGGTGTCGTCTACGGTGCGCTCGCCGCGATGGCCGCCCAGACAGCCACCCTGGTGGCACTCCCCACTTTCCTTGGCACAGGAGAAAATTCCCAGTCCTACGCGGTACCCCTGTCGTGCCTGCTGGCCGGTGTGCTGACCGCGGCGGGCTGGGGCACCGCGCTCTGGCGAACCCCCCAGCGCTCCGCGCTCACCCTGGCCGGTGTCACCCTCAGCCTGCCGCTGGGTGTGGCCTTGGGTTTCCTGACCGACTTCTCCCGCACCGGCACCACCGACCTGAGTCCCTTCGGCGACTGGCCGCAACTCGTCGCGGTCTCACTCGCCATGGCCGGAGCCGCCTGCCTGAGCCTCGCCCTCGCCGCACTCTGGGCCGGCCACGCCGGCACCATCCCCACGCCACGCCGAATCTGGCTCCTCGCCGCCGTGCTCAATACCGCGTTGTTCACCGGCGCCTGGTGGATCGGGATGACCTCCGGCACCCTGATCACCGTCACCGGAAACTGGTTCCACGGGATAGCCATCGCGGGCATGACCGCAACGTGGCAAGAACCCGTCGCACTCGGCTTGATCGTCGTCGCCGGACTCGCCTGGTGCTGGAACCGCCGACGGCTCTCACTGCTCGCGGTCGGTGTCGCCGCCACGGCCGCGGCACTGGCCGGACGCCGGCTGCTGCCCGTCGACGTCCAGCACACCGACCCGCTGTCCCTGGACCGGCTCGACTGGTGGGTCGCCGTCAGCGCGGCAACGGCATGCGTGCTCGCCCTCACCGCACTCCACGGGCGCACCGGACTCGGAAACTCACTCGCCGCGGCCCCGCTGGCCGCTCTCCTCACCGCCACCGGATGCCTCCTGACCCGCGACCCACAGCACAACCTCATCCCGTACCTCACCTCGGCCATGGCCCTGTCCACCCTCGCCATCCTCTGCCTCGCACTGCCCGTCACCCTGCTCCCCAGCCGATGGCTCCGCGCCCGCCCCTGGCACCGACCGGCACTCGCACTCGCCACGGCGGCGGGCACCACCACGATCGTCATGCATCTGGGAAACGTGCTTACCTGAGACTGGCGAATCGTCCGCACTCGGCGTCACCGTCCTTGTTCGCAAGAATGCGCGAAATGATGCCGCGTCGAACTCTGCCAAGCGGCGGCGGCCGTCATGCCGAACTCGGCCGAGCGTGGACGACACGGTCTCGTGTCGCCTCCGGACGGCGTACGACCATTCGAGGTACAGCCGTATCGGTTTCTGCGACCGCCGGAGTAGCTTGCCTGTTGCACCCCTGGACCTCGGTGACGTGACATATCCGCGAAAATCGCGGTTCAAGATCACGGACCGAGGTCCTTATGCTATCGAGGCGAGCGTCGACGGTTCGGCCGCGCAGCGGCGCACTGTTCGCACACGTCCCATTCCGCCGGCGCACCGCGCCCGTGCGAGTCATCGCTCAATCGTGTTTCATGAAATGAAGAACATGAGATTTCATCAGCATCCGGTCCGCCGGGGAATCGTCGCCATGCTGGCCGGAACCCTTGCGGTCCCGGCCTTGTGGGCGGCTACCCCGCTGACCGCCCACGCCGCCGTCAACTGCGTCGTCAGCCCCGGCGTGACCCAGACCGGTACGGTCGTGACCGGAAGTCCCGGCAACGACACGATCGACTGCGGTGGCACGAACCCCGCCAAGACGATCTACGGCAACGGTGGAAACGACACCATCACCGGCTCGGACTTCGACGACACGATC encodes the following:
- a CDS encoding M48 family metalloprotease yields the protein MTTTEQRPPGVSAETARVPSAGRGRYALLIVVLLLAGVLVGSLLHGQFLGLAWRDAFLACRAATPPVTAGDTPAQSVEKSQQFLQCLAPAERRKGLVSLSGAVLVLLLGLALTQLLPWRLFRRAGPVRPAPREWQERAERAVRSMHRRAAPPQVVFGSLALREAFTIRFLRRTRMVLPPGIVTAPAEQAEAIVRHESAHVAAGDVGLVWLTRGVWWALPPVLLLPMITTEIRVLLSGDTASPHTLWAPFWAEYAARAALVLTLTALVSTSVLRSREHEADLRAVQGFPSGPLRALLSRTTTRRMSWWHRARAIHPPPARRIAVLDAGDLPGQTRVLDGVVYGALAAMAAQTATLVALPTFLGTGENSQSYAVPLSCLLAGVLTAAGWGTALWRTPQRSALTLAGVTLSLPLGVALGFLTDFSRTGTTDLSPFGDWPQLVAVSLAMAGAACLSLALAALWAGHAGTIPTPRRIWLLAAVLNTALFTGAWWIGMTSGTLITVTGNWFHGIAIAGMTATWQEPVALGLIVVAGLAWCWNRRRLSLLAVGVAATAAALAGRRLLPVDVQHTDPLSLDRLDWWVAVSAATACVLALTALHGRTGLGNSLAAAPLAALLTATGCLLTRDPQHNLIPYLTSAMALSTLAILCLALPVTLLPSRWLRARPWHRPALALATAAGTTTIVMHLGNVLT